One window from the genome of Pseudanabaena yagii GIHE-NHR1 encodes:
- a CDS encoding AAA family ATPase codes for MTNQPKKATTRRKSTASKNEDPPVYLLSMEVEDLLCFKERQTLNLSNKDGHPAQWTVILGNNGVGKTTLLRCLAGMEMRPESYEHSIAIDGVEKFKQVEIDFEPMLWQSYNFEEIWEEIGIAIHESYRGATIPAINVSYASNITLNSFKIVKNLEFQKDYVSVIVDSECEKSRGEFKGAICYGYGATRKMGGTSLSDSNNSDNSASLFSDDALLINAEEWLLKTDYAVKSSSSGKRKTHLKKRLKQIVEILKQILPDIQDIRIEIDEYQDIPTAKFLTPFGWVRLSSLGLGYRTTISWMVDLAVRLFERYPDSEDPLAEPAIVLVDEIDLHMHPKWQRDIMQFLTDRFPNTQFIVTAHSPLVVQAAQDANIVLLRREGDQVKIINNPEIIDNWRVDQVLTSVFEMPSARPAKIEPLLQRRKELLTKAKLTASDRAELKELEAQIGTLPTAETSEDIKAMDIIRRAAKLLDKPVTEAVE; via the coding sequence ATGACTAATCAGCCCAAGAAAGCTACAACCAGACGTAAATCTACGGCATCAAAAAATGAAGATCCTCCAGTATATTTACTTTCCATGGAAGTAGAAGATCTCCTGTGCTTCAAGGAACGACAAACGTTAAATTTATCGAATAAAGATGGTCATCCCGCACAGTGGACAGTAATTTTAGGAAATAATGGAGTTGGGAAAACGACGCTATTACGTTGCTTAGCTGGTATGGAAATGAGACCAGAATCATATGAGCATTCAATTGCAATAGATGGAGTAGAAAAATTTAAACAAGTAGAAATAGACTTTGAGCCTATGCTTTGGCAGTCTTATAACTTTGAAGAAATCTGGGAAGAGATAGGAATTGCCATACATGAATCATATAGAGGTGCAACAATTCCTGCAATTAATGTTAGTTATGCTAGCAATATCACTCTTAATTCTTTTAAGATAGTTAAAAATCTTGAATTCCAAAAAGATTATGTTTCAGTTATTGTTGATTCTGAATGTGAAAAATCTAGAGGGGAATTCAAAGGTGCAATCTGCTATGGCTATGGAGCAACAAGGAAAATGGGAGGGACTTCTCTAAGCGATAGTAATAACTCTGACAATTCAGCTAGTCTTTTTTCTGATGATGCTTTACTTATTAATGCAGAAGAATGGTTACTAAAAACTGATTATGCGGTTAAATCATCTTCTTCTGGCAAAAGAAAAACTCATCTAAAAAAGCGACTTAAACAGATTGTCGAAATTCTAAAACAAATTTTGCCAGATATACAAGACATCCGTATTGAGATAGATGAATATCAAGATATTCCTACAGCAAAATTTTTAACACCTTTTGGATGGGTACGTTTATCTAGTTTAGGCTTAGGCTATCGCACGACAATCTCTTGGATGGTTGATCTAGCCGTAAGACTATTTGAGCGTTATCCTGATAGCGAAGATCCACTTGCCGAACCAGCAATTGTTTTGGTTGATGAGATTGACTTGCATATGCATCCAAAATGGCAAAGGGATATCATGCAATTTCTGACCGATCGCTTCCCAAATACGCAATTTATTGTTACCGCCCATAGTCCACTAGTAGTTCAAGCTGCACAGGATGCCAATATTGTTTTGTTAAGACGAGAAGGCGATCAAGTTAAAATAATCAATAATCCAGAAATTATCGACAATTGGCGAGTTGATCAAGTGCTGACCAGTGTTTTTGAAATGCCATCAGCAAGACCTGCGAAAATTGAGCCTTTACTACAACGCCGCAAAGAACTCCTCACCAAAGCAAAACTGACTGCAAGCGATCGCGCTGAATTAAAAGAATTAGAAGCACAAATCGGAACTTTGCCCACTGCTGAAACTTCCGAAGACATCAAAGCTATGGACATCATCCGTCGTGCTGCCAAATTATTAGACAAACCTGTGACGGAGGCAGTTGAGTGA